Genomic window (Oncorhynchus mykiss isolate Arlee chromosome 28, USDA_OmykA_1.1, whole genome shotgun sequence):
CCATTAATTTGTTATACATTTGTCTTAGAGCAGATGTGAACAGTTCAACTATTGTGTTTGTTTAATGTGAGATGAATCTTTGCCTAGTTTATAGGTGAGGATCGCTATTAGTCTCAGCAAGCGGTGGTGAAGTAAGCCAGATGTGCAGATACTTTGTGGTCAGCGGAAACCATGTCATTCCAGCCTAGGTTCTGTCCATGCTTAGCATGAGAGGGAGCCATCCTGCAGAGGGTTCCCTTTCATACACAGCTGCCTTCAAATCCCACACGTTTTATTATTCTTGGGTCGGGACAATCTAAATGTGTCAGGAATTTTGGTAGATgagtaaaatgtttattttctgtgtttctttttttctcttttcctTCTTCTGAACTTAGAATGCTACGACCTATTTTCTTTCCATCGAGGTCTGTGTTCTTTCTGGTGAGCAGCACCAAACCTAGTTCTAGCCGAATATACAAATGTTACatcataaaaaaaatctgactaaGAAGAAAATGAACACACATTGGTTTGAGGTTAATTTTGAAATAAGTCTAGGGCTTTATCCTTGCTACCAAACAAACAACAACTAACCAGCCATCCACCCCCTCACCTACCACCTCACCCACCaacctacactacatgaccaatagtatgtggacacctttttgttgaaaatctcattccaaaataatgggcattaatatggagtttgtcccccttttgctgctataacagcctccactcttctgggaaggctttccactaggtgttgctgaggggacttgcttccattcagccacaagagcattagtgaggttgggtactgatgttgggcatTTAGGCCTGGCtggcagtcggcattccaattcatcccaaaggtgttcgatggggttgaagtcagggctctgtgcaggtcaatcaagttcttccacaccgatctcgacaaaccgtttctgtatggacctcgctttgtgcacaggggcattgtcatgctgaaacagggaagggccttccccaaactgttgccacaaagttggaagcacagaagcgtctagaatgtcattgtatgctgtagcgttaagatgtcctttcaatggaactaaggtgcctagcccaaaccatgaaaaacagccccagaccattattcctcctccaccacactttacagttggcactatgcattggggcagttaATGTTCTCccggcatctgccaaacccaatttggtttgtcagactgccagatgttgaagcGTGATTTATCATTCCGGAGAAcgtgtttctactgctccagagaccaatggcagcgagctttacaccactccagctgacacttggcattccgcatggtgatcttaggcttgtgtgcagctgtttggccatggaaacccatttcatgaagctcccgtcaaacagttattgtgctgacgttgctacCGGAGGCAGTTTACAACTCGgcaatgagtgttgcaaccgaagaccgcttcagcactcagcggtcccgttctgtgagcttgtatggctaccacttcacggctgagccattgttgcgcCTAGACTATTCCACTTCCCAATAACAtaatttacagttgaccggggcagctgtagcagggtagaaatttgacgaactgacttgttggaaaggtgggatCCTATGAtattgccacgttgaaagtcactgagctcttcagttaaGACATTCCACATGACAAagttttgtctatggagattacatagctgtgtgctcgattttatatatCTGTCAGCAatgtgtgtggctgaaataggcaAATCACAAATTTGAAtgggcgtccacatacttttgtatatacggtgcattcggaaagtattcagaccccttgactttttccacattttgttacgttacagccttattctaaaatggattaaatagtttttcccctcatcaatctacacacataatgacaaagcaaaaactgttttttagacatttttgcaagtttattacaaataaaaaactgaaatatcacatttacataagtattcagaccctttactcagtacgttgttgaagcacctttggcaggtattacagccttgagtcttcttgggtatgatgctacaagcttggcacagagacttgtcctgaagtgactcctgcgttgccttggctgtgtgcttaggggcgttgccctgttggaaggtgaaccatctgatgtcctgagcaggttttcattaaggatctctatgtactttactctgttcatctttcccttgatcctgactagtctcccagtctctgccgctgaaaaacattgccacagcattatgctgccacccccatgcttcaccataggggtggtgccagggaatcttgtttctcatggtctgagaatactttaggtgccttttggtaaactccaagttggctgtcatgtgccttttactgaggagtggtttccatttgtggctttccaaatcatgtccaatcaattgaattgaccacaggtagactccaatcaatttcaaatctcatagcaaagtgtctgaatacctatctaaataaggtatttctgttttttattttgtatacagttgcaaaaatgtctaaaaacctgttttcactttgccattatggggttttgtgtgtagattgatgaggggaaaaaaacaattcaatccattttagaataaggctgtaacgtaacaaaatgtggacgaagtcaaggggtctgaatactgacccaatgcactatataatgtatctaaTAATCAGTTGCCTCACCCTCTGCACTGAAGTTGCCCTGCGGAGCCTTCTGGAGCTCCAGGGTGCTTCCTGTGGGTGCTGGCCCTGCTTGGGAGCCCCTGTCTCTGGGAAATGCCCGGCCGTGGTCCCTCTGGATCTCGTTGGTAAATCTCGGGATGCTAACCGGTATGTTCTCTGGCACCACCTGCACCAGTGGTGGGCCCTGAGGAGACTGCTCCTGCCGCCGTCCATACACCTGCAGACAGCGCTCTTCCAGGGCACCAACCAGAACTGACTGGCTGTTGACCACGGCAGAGAGCGCAGCGTATCGGACCTCTAGGTCACGGTAGCGGGCGGCCAGGCGTAGGGACTCTGCTGTGGAGTTCAGAATGCGTCCCTCCAGCTGAGCCAGCTCCAGAGAGTTGTCTCTCTTCCTGATGATCTCGTGCAGAAGCTGCATGTAGAGCTGGGTCACCCTGGAGTTCATGTTCCTGCTCTCCTTCCTCAGCAACTTCATCTCGTTCACCATGTTCCCATCAATGTTCACCACCAGCTTCAGGGTATCCATCTCCCGTCTCTGTTTGGAAAGCAGGTCCCTCACCGCCGCTACGTCCAGGCGGGTCACGCGGTCCTTGTCCGTGTGTAGGCCCCGGCTGGTGCAGATTGGCCCTGTGATCTTCTGCTCAGGGACCAGGAAGGTATACGAGCACTTTTTGGGTGGTTCTCCTTTGTCCTCCAGGTACCTCCGTCTCCGGGTCAGGATGGGGGATCTGAGGCCCTCACTGCTGCCCCAGACGGACAGCCCAAGCAGGACAAACAGGCACCAAGCTCTGGGCCCCATAGCTAGTGgttccttttctcttcttctgctcTTCTACAACAAGGCTGTCTGTGTCACTGGTGCACCTAAAACATAGGCAGGGGAGAGCGAGTCAATACGTGGTTGAATTCTTAGCAGTGGTGTGTGCACTGCAGAACAGACATGCAGAAATATGTTATCACAACTCCAATTCTGACTTAAGTTCATTCACTCTTGGATATTCCTTCACGCCACTGCCCCGGGccaggctacagtgccttgcgaaagtatttggcccccttgaactttgcgaccttttaccacatttcaggcttcaaacataaagatataaaactgtatttttttgtgaagaatcaacaacaagtgggacacaatcatgaagtggaacgacatttattggatatttcaaacttttttaacaaatcaaaaactgaaaaattgggcgtgcaaaattattcagcccccttaagttaatactttgtagtgccaccttttgctgcgattacagctgtaagtcgcttggggtatgtctctatcagttttgcacatcgagagactgaaattttttcccattcctccttgcaaaacagctcgagctcagtgaagttggatggagagcatttgtgaacagcagttttcagttctttccacagattctcgattggattcaggtctggactttgacttggccattctaacacctggatatgtttatttttgaaccattccattgtagattttgctttatgttttggatcattgtcttgttggaagacaaatctccgtcccagtctcaggtcttttgcagactccatcaggttttcttccagaatggtcctgtatttggctccatccatcttcccatcaattttaaccatcttccctgtccctgctgaagaaaagcaggcccaaaccatgatgctgccaccaccatgtttgacagtggggatggtgtgttcagctgtgttgcttttacgccaaacataacgttttgcattgttgccaaaaagttcaattttggtttcatctgaccagagcaccttcttccacatgtttggtgtgtctcccaggtggcttgtggcaaactttaaacaacactttttatggatatctttaagaaatggctttcttcttgccactcttccataaaggccagatttgtgcaatatacgactgattgttgtcctatggacagagtctcccacctcagctgtagatctctgcagttcatccagagtgatcatgggcctcttggctgcatctctgatcagtcttctccttgtatgagctgaaagtttagagggacggccaggtcttggtagatttgcagtggtctgatactccttccatttcaatattattgattgcacagtgctccttgggatgtttaaagcttgggaaatctttttgtgcccaaatccggctttaaacttcttcacaacagtatctcagacctgcctggtgtgttccttgttcttcatgatgctctctgcgcttttaacggacctctgagactatcacagtgcaggtgcatttatacggagacttgattacacacaggtggattgtatttatcatcattagtcatttaggtcaacattggatcattcagagatcctcactgaacttctggagagagtttgctgcactgaaagtaaaggggctgaataattttgcacgcccaatttttcagtttttgatttgttaaaaaagtttgaaatatccaataaatgtcgttccacttcatgattgtgtcccacttgttgttgattcttcacaaaaaaatacagttttatatctttatgtttgaagtctgaaatgtggcaaaaggtcgcaaagttcaagggggccgaatactttcgcaaggcactgtatatcatatcTCTGGGTGTGTTTGGTTAGCCCTGGTTCTCATATTCCTACATCTCCCCTGCTTTCTCAAGCTTCTCCAAACGCTTCCAGATTGTGTCTTTGGGTTATAGAAAAGGGCTATATAGGACCTATGTATTATTACAATTAAGTGGAGGGATACTGTTAGAAAATCTCTACTCTTTCATAATAAAAGTCTGAAAATCAAGTAGGAAGTTTTTGTTTGGAATTAGATGAAGGCAAACATGAAGCCCCAATTCTAAATAAAAAAAGTTATCTCAAAGAAGTGTGTGCATAAATGTACCTATAATAAGATTATGCCTGTGCATCTCTTGGGCGCCAGCTGGAGGCCAATGATTGTTTCTGACTGACCCATTTTACTCGCATCCTATTTCTCCTGGCTGGCCTAAATATGGCACTGGCTGAATTTGGTATCGAATGAAAGAGCTGGATGTGTGAGACTGGCTTATAAGTAATGTTTTCTGGgaatccatttaaaaaaaatcagaactcaagataagacccagatgcagacagctagaATCACAGATGTTTATTGACCCAAACCGGGTGCAtgcaaaagacaggtcaaaggcaggcagaggtccgtaATCCAGGACAGAGTCAATAAGGTGCAGAACAGCAGGccggctcggggtcagggcaggcaggagacaaagggctgtgagacataggtttaatcctagacacatgaacAATTGGATGAATAcggagggtacggggcaacagaagacaaacagcaGAGAGGCTAATAATCTTGGAGAAATTTGCGGTCCGCTTGTCGTCGATACCTGGtggtggtcttgagaagagccAACCGGGCTCTCTTCCAGATAGGCAACAGcagcggacaaacatctgggccgagggtatgctgacctcttcctcttgctccgGAAAGAGCAGGGGCTAACACCCCAGGGAACACTCGAGAGGTGAGAGCCCAGTGGCAGAACAGGGGAGGGTGTTGCAGGCTTATTCAACCCACACGAGTTGCTGGCAGAGTTGTCTCCAGGTCTCTCTCCGACTGGGCATTGGACTGCTAGTGGAACCCGGAGGACAGGCTGACCAATGAGcatgcagaacgccttccagaacccgGGACTAGAACTGAGGGCcccggtcggagaccatgtccaccgggagtccatggatccggaagacagTGCTGCACCATGACCTGGGATgtctctttggcagagggtaggttgaggagaggaatgaagtgggtgGCTTTGGAAAACTGGTCCACTACTGTCAGGATGGAGGTGTTGCCATCAGATAAGGGAAGACGCGTGATGAAGTCCAGGGATATGTTAGACCAGGGATGGTAAGGGACAGGCAGTGGTTGAAGAAGACCAGCCAGAGCTTGCCAaggagtcttgttctgtgcaCAGATCGTGCAGGCGGCGATGAACGCGGAGACTTCCGGGACCATGTTAGGCAGGCCCCCAAAAGCGTTGTCGCACAAAAGTCAGGGATCGATGAGAGCCCaggtggcaggcaagcctggaggatTGGGCCCACTCCAAGACCAAGGAGTGGACAGTGTCAGGCACACGCAAACATCCTGTTATCTGCCCCCTCGGGGTTTAGCTGGGAACGATTCGCCTCACGGACCTGCTTCCCTATTCCCCAGCTGAGTTCCATCGCCAGAcacgaggtgggaaggatggtctcaGGGACTGAGAGTGTAGCCGCGGGGCTATAGCAGCGTGACAGACAGCCTTGAGCCTAGGGCTtgggcttcttcttcttcttcttcttaaacAATGAGGAAGTCCCCTTCTCCTTCATCCGCAGTcaaacatacagtggggaaaacaagtatttgatacactgcggatttttcaggttttcctacttacaaagcatgttgggttctgtaatttttatcataggtacacttcaactgtgagagacagaatctaaaaaaaatccagaatatcacattgtatgatttttaagtaattaatttgcattttattaaatgacataagtatttgatcacctaccaaccagtaagaattccggctctcacagacctgttagtttttctttaagaagccctcctgttctccactcattacatgtgttaactgcacctgtttgaactcgttacctgtataaaagacgcctgtccacacactcaatcaaacagactccaacctctccacaatggccaagaccagagagctgtgtaaggacatcagggataatattgtagacctgcacaaggctgggatgggctacatgacaataggcaagcagcttggtgagaaggcaacaactgttggcgcaattattagaaaatggaagaagttcaagatgatggtcaatcaccctcggtctggggctccatgcaaggtcccacctcgtggggcatcaatgaacatgaggaaggtgagggatcagcccagaattACACAGCAGTACcaggtcaatgacctgaagagagctgggaccacagtctcaaagaaaaccattagtaacacactacgccgtcatggattaaaatcctacagcgcacgcaaggtccccctgctctagccagcgcatgtccaggcccatctgaagtttgccaatgaccatctggatgatccagaggaggaataggagaaggTCATgtagtctgatgagacaaaaatagagctttttggtctaaactccactcgccatgtttggaggaagaagaaggatgattacaaccccaagaacaccatcccaaccgtgaagcatggaggtggaaacatcattctttggggatgattttctgcaaaggggacaagaTGACTGCACTGAGGGGAgggtggatggggccatgtattgtgaggtcttggccaacaacctccttccctcagtaagagcattgaagatgggtcatggctgggtcttccagcatgacaacgacccgaaacacacagccagggcaactaaggagtggctccgtaaagaagcatctcaaggtcctgtagtggcctagccagtctccagacctgaacccaatagaaaatctttggagggagctgaaagtccatattgcccagcgacagccccgaaacctgaaggatctggagaaggtctgtatggaggagtgggccaaaatccctgctgcagtgtgtgcaaacctggtcaacaactacaggaaacgtatgatctctgtaattgcaaaccaaggtttctgtaccaaatattaagttctgcttttctgatgtatcaaatacttatgtcatgcaataaaatgcaaattaattacttaaaaatcatacaatgtgattttctggatttttgttttagattccgtctctcacagttgaagtgtacctatgatacaaatgacagacctctacatgctttgtaagtagggaaacctgcaaaatcggcagtgtatcaaatacttgttctccccactgtataggaCATAGATCCTCAGGGTAACCTGCCGCTACCTCCGCCCCAGTGGGTTGCAATTGCGGGGTCTCCTCATCGTCCTGTTTTGAGGGTGAAGGAGTAAGCACGGTGAGTGCTTTACGCAGCCTTCACATTCGGGCGGGACCCCCAGCTAGGCGGTACACAAAGAGTGTTTCCTTGTCTGAAATTGTAGCCCCACACGGATAAGGGTGTTCCGGTAGAGGGAGCAGGGGCAGGCACCCCGCTTGGTTCTCCTTGTGAGGGGTAAGCCGGCTCCATTGCTCAGAGAAATAGTACATGTAAACTAGTTAGCATTCGTCTTGAGGTTAAATAGCCTAGCTAGTAACCACACTGCTAGCCAGAGAAAAGCATATGCTTCGCTTGTCTCTCAACGAACAAATCGTGTCTCTCAACCGTCAGGGAGTGAAGCAATTCTATCCTTACAAGTGAAAAAGACGGTTTGGGGTAGCTAGCTTTGCGGAGACCCTTACAAAAATGTACCATGTAAAGGTACTGCTGTAAATACCATGGTATTTTCCTGCCACGGCAGTGACCAAAAACCATGATGATCGTATAATGGtatttattttattgtactgCCATGGATGGAGGGAATATACCATGGTTTTACACTAACAGCATGTAAACATGAAAGCATGGTAGTTGTGTATAATGTATTATCATGATGTTCTGCGTAACAACATTTTACGGGTTAAGTGACCAAAAATGCAAAAATGTATGGTACTCACATAATGCAACATTCACTACTCGCGCTGCAATTAAAAAGCATAGGCCTAGTGGACactcttaaaacttcttaaggctagggggcggtattttcccgtccggatgaaaagtgtgcccaaagtaaactgcctgctactcaggcccagaagctaggatatgcatattattagtagatttggatagaaaagtGAAGTGAAGTTTCTAAAAtcatttgaatgatgtctgtgagtataaccaaacttatttggcaggcgaaacccagaggacaaaccatccagggggAAAGTAAAtggaggtcactctcttttcaatgggtttgaATGGGAATCTAGAATTCTAAGGcagttgcttgcagttcctatcgcttccactagatgtcaacagtctttagaaatgtgttgatgtttttcctttgagaaatgaagaagcaGGGCTGTCcagaacgagggtcgagtgaagtgtactgtttgttagaggcgcgtgacctgaaaagcttgctccactttgttttcctccggtattgaacacagtttatcccgtctgaaaatgtattgattatttacgttaaaatatacctaaagttgtattaggaaagttgtttgaaatgtttggacaaagattacaggtaatttacgagatattttgtagtcatgttgcgcgagttgaaatctgtgtttttctggatcgaacgcgccaaataaattgacattttggatatataacgacggaattaatcgaacaaaaggaccatttgtgatgtttatgggacatattggagtgccaacagaagaagctcgtcaaaggtaaggaattaattatatctttatttctgagtttcgtgtcgcgcctggcgggttgaattaTGATGGTCTGTCTTTGTTTGACGgagtgctgtcctcagataatagcatggtttgcttttgccgtaaagcctttttgaaatctgacacgttggctggattaacaacaagtatAGCTTTAATGTGTAtggcatgtgtgatttcatgaaagtttataATTTGCagtaatttcatttgaatttggcactctgccatttcaccggatgctgtcaaatcgatcccgctaaagggatttgATCCCTAAGACGTTTTTAACCCCCTTAAGAAGATAaggtattaaaaaaaatgtttcctgGTGCTTCTCTCTTCAATACAGCTATCTCTCCTCAACGACTAGGTTCATCTTATACATAGCCAACATACTAAAA
Coding sequences:
- the LOC110508529 gene encoding angiopoietin-related protein 1, whose protein sequence is MGPRAWCLFVLLGLSVWGSSEGLRSPILTRRRRYLEDKGEPPKKCSYTFLVPEQKITGPICTSRGLHTDKDRVTRLDVAAVRDLLSKQRREMDTLKLVVNIDGNMVNEMKLLRKESRNMNSRVTQLYMQLLHEIIRKRDNSLELAQLEGRILNSTAESLRLAARYRDLEVRYAALSAVVNSQSVLVGALEERCLQVYGRRQEQSPQGPPLVQVVPENIPVSIPRFTNEIQRDHGRAFPRDRGSQAGPAPTGSTLELQKAPQGNFSAEGPFRDCLQAQEAGHSTSGMYLLKPGEAERPMQVWCEQGLDNGGWTVIQSRRDGSVNFFRNWDAYKNGFGNIDGEYWLGLLGIYNLGKQGDYRLLVELEDWVGKKVYADYSSFHLEHENEGYRLRLGTYQGNAGDSLSSHNGKQFTTLDRDKDAFSGNCAHFLKGGWWYNSCGQANLNGVWYTGGVYRSKFQDGIFWADYGGGFYSMKGVRMMIRPID